The DNA sequence GCTTCCTCTCTCCAAGCACCATGGCCGACGCGGCCTGCAAGCGCCACAAGCTTTCTTCATCCAGCGTCGtgcaagaagaggaagaggagcagcCGCTGCTGCCTGGGTTGCCCGACCACGTGGCTCACCGCTGCCTCTCTCGTCTCCCACCTCGGCTCCTTTTCGCCGTCTGCCGACAGTGGCGCCGCCTTGTGTACTCCCCTTGTTTCCCGCCCTTCCTGTCACTCTATGCCGTGGTCTGCCCCTCGGACGACGGCGGCGCGTCCGCGGACGACGACCCCATCGGATTCTACACCTTCGACCCACTCTCTGCCAAGTGGAGCCCGCTCCCGTCCCCGCCGCCGCACACGCCACTGCGGAGCTTGCTCCTGCGGCATCCATCCTTCATCGCCCGAAGCCTCCCGGTGCAGTCCGTCGCAGCCGGCGGGCACCTCGTAGTCCTCGCGGCCACCGACCATCGCCTTCTCCCGGCCTTCCCCCGGCCGCTGGTCTTCCACCCGTCCTCCCGAAGCTGGCGCCTCGGACCGCCCCTCCGTGCCCCGCGTCGCTGGTGCGCCGCCGGGTCGGCGGGCGGGGTGGTCGTCATTGCCTCCGGCGTCGGCACGGGCTACAACACCGAGGTGGCCCGCTCCGCCGAGAGATGGGACCCGGCCGCCCCTGGCGCCGTCTGGGATCGGGTGGCTCCGGTCCGGAACGGGCGGTTCAGCCGGGAGGCAGTGGAAGCGGTGGCCTCGGAAGGAAAGCTCTGCATGGTCAACGTCCGGGGACGCGCCGCGAAGGAGGGGGCAGTGTACGACGTCCGGTCGGATCGGTGGCAGGAGATGCCGGCGGGGATGCTCGAGGGATGGACCGGGCCAGCAGCCGCGGTGGAGGAGGGCGGCCCGATCTACGTGGTGGACGAGGAGCGCGGCGCCCTCAAGGCCTACGACTGGGGGGCGGAGCGGTGGGTGGTGCTGGCCGAGTCGGAGCGGCTGATCAGGGCGGAGCAGGTGGCGGCCGGAGGGGGGAGGGCGTGCGTGGTGTGCCACGGCGGGGCCGCCGTGGTGGTGGTGGACGTGAAGTCGAGGCCGGGGAGGATGTGGACGGTGGAGCCCCCGACGGGGAAGCGGGTGGTGGCCGTCCACGTACTCCCCAGGATGTGCCACGGTGCAGTCGACGGTTCCGCAGAGACAACGTAAACcatgttttcttttcctcttattttccctttttctcaaaattttttttttttgtggctgTTAAAGATGGAGAAAAAAAAACAAGTAATTCAATTGAAATATCGGCACCAAAGCCCATGTTAGCAGTAAGCCATGATCAGATGCACAGtcgtatatatatacgtatacatattagCAGCCATGAAATCAACTCCTAAATCGAGAAAAACGTGCTATGTCCTTGACATGATGAACACGAAGAGAAGGATCGCCGTCTATGTCGACAAGCCCggcgagcgagagcgagagcgagagagagagagagagaggaaggaaagAAAGGCTTCTTTTGTTGTTTGTGATTCCGTGGGACGGTGGGAGTCGCACATGCGGTTAGGGCGGGACCCACACGTACGCTTGTGAGGGTGCAAAAAGCGGAGAAAGCGTGAGGTCTTTGACCCGTCGCGATCCCAAATGTGACTGGGTTCGAAGCGTGGTGCCGTCGTGGTTAAGCTTAATCTTGAGTGCGGCCA is a window from the Musa acuminata AAA Group cultivar baxijiao chromosome BXJ2-1, Cavendish_Baxijiao_AAA, whole genome shotgun sequence genome containing:
- the LOC103997744 gene encoding F-box/kelch-repeat protein SKIP25-like; this translates as MADAACKRHKLSSSSVVQEEEEEQPLLPGLPDHVAHRCLSRLPPRLLFAVCRQWRRLVYSPCFPPFLSLYAVVCPSDDGGASADDDPIGFYTFDPLSAKWSPLPSPPPHTPLRSLLLRHPSFIARSLPVQSVAAGGHLVVLAATDHRLLPAFPRPLVFHPSSRSWRLGPPLRAPRRWCAAGSAGGVVVIASGVGTGYNTEVARSAERWDPAAPGAVWDRVAPVRNGRFSREAVEAVASEGKLCMVNVRGRAAKEGAVYDVRSDRWQEMPAGMLEGWTGPAAAVEEGGPIYVVDEERGALKAYDWGAERWVVLAESERLIRAEQVAAGGGRACVVCHGGAAVVVVDVKSRPGRMWTVEPPTGKRVVAVHVLPRMCHGAVDGSAETT